A window of the Lolium perenne isolate Kyuss_39 chromosome 7, Kyuss_2.0, whole genome shotgun sequence genome harbors these coding sequences:
- the LOC127311247 gene encoding profilin LP04: MSWQTYVDDHLMCEIDGQHLTSAAIIGHDGSIWAQSPEFPQFKPEEIAAIMKDFEEPGTLAPTGLFLGGTKYMVIMGEPGVVIRGKKGTGGICVKKTCQTMILGIYDEPMTPGQCNMVVERLGDYLIEQEF; encoded by the exons ATGTCGTGGCAGACGTACGTCGACGACCACCTGATGTGCGAAATTGACGGCCAGCACCTCACCTCCGCCGCCATCATCGGCCACGACGGCAGCATCTGGGCGCAGTCCCCCGAATTCCCCCAG TTCAAGCCTGAGGAGATCGCTGCCATCATGAAGGACTTTGAGGAACCTGGAACCCTCGCACCTACTGGTCTTTTCCTTGGAGGCACAAAATACATGGTGATCATGGGTGAACCTGGGGTTGTCATCCGAGGAAAGAAG GGCACTGGTGGCATTTGTGTCAAGAAGACCTGCCAGACAATGATTCTTGGCATCTACGATGAGCCCATGACTCCTGGCCAGTGCAATATGGTCGTGGAGAGGCTTGGCGACTACCTGATCGAGCAGGAATTCTAA